Within the Amycolatopsis sp. 195334CR genome, the region CCAGATCTTGTGCTCCACGCCGTGGGCCTTGAGCGCTTCGTACCACTTGGTGACCTGGCTGGTGGTCACGTTCCAGTCGTTGAGGCCGTGGACCGCGAGCACCGAGGCGCGCACCTGGTCCACGTCGTTGAGGTAGTTCCGCTCGTCCCAGAAGGGGCTGTAGTCGCCGGTGATCCGGTCCTGCTCGGCAGCCAGTTCGTCGAGCACAGGGCGGCACACCGCGCGATCGGCGCGCGTGTGCACGTACTCGGCGAGCACGTCGGCGTCCTCACCCTGGTAACCGCCGGGCGCGACCACGGCGCCGTCCTCGCGGTAGTAGTCGTACCAGCTGGAGATCGCCGCGATCGGGATGATCGTCTCGAGGCCCTCGACCCCGGTGCTGGCCACCGCGTTCGGCAGGGTGCCGTTGTACGACACACCCATCATCGCGGTCTTCCCGGTGGTCCAGTCCGCCTTCGCGGCGGTACCGGCCGAGTCACGCGCGGAAGTCCGGTTGTTGAGCCAGTCGACCACGGACCTGGCGCCGATGGTCTCGTTCTCGCCACCGGTGGTCGGGCAACCGGTGGACTGGCCGCTGCCGAGCGATTCGCCGTACACCACGGCGAAGCCGCGCGAGGTGAAATAGGACTCGTAGCGCCAGGTGATCGGCGCGGCGTACGGGCCGACCTCGGCGGTCCGGCCACGCGGGCCGGCGGCAGGGGCGGGCTGGCCCGGCACGTAGAGCTCGACGTCGACGTTGTGGTTCGCCACGTCGTTGCCACCGGCGTAGTACGGGCTGGCCTGGTAGATGACCGGCACCTTGAGCCCGTTCTGGGTGGCCTTCGGGCGCACCACCTCGACGTGCACCTCGTCGTTCTTGCCGTCGCGGTCGCTGTCGACCGGCGCGGTCACCCAGACGTTGTCCCGGACGATGTCGGCCGGGTCGAACACGGGCTGCGCCTGACCGTTCTCGAAGACCGGCCCGGTGGGCGGGGCGGCTTGGGCGCTGACGGGCTGCACCAGCGCCATCGGCAGCAAACCGACGAGCACAGCGGCAAGGCGTGCGGATCTCACACGGACCCCCTGTGAAGGTGTGGTGAAAGGACTGCGATGACAGTTGCTCCGGCTGACAGGGGTGTCAAGCCCTTCCCAGCGTTAACCGACGAAAGACGGCACGGGCCCTCCGCGTTTGGGCTAGCGTCGGGTTTCATGCCGACCTCCGTGCGCGCCCCGATCGTCGCCGTCACCGTCTACCCGCAGCACGCCAGGATCGTTCGCCGGGCACGAACCGAACTGGGCGGCGACGGCCGGTTCACGGTCGGCGGTCTGCCCCGTGGCTTGTTGCCGGACTCGGTGCGTGCTTCGGGAATCGGTCCCGCGTCCATCGTCGGCGTGGACGTCCGGCCCCAGCACCTCGCCCGGCCGACCGAGCGCGAGCTGGACGAACTGCTCGAACGCCAGCGGGTGGCCAGGCGGAAGCTCGACGAGGTGACCGACGCCGAAGCCGTGGAGACCGGGCGCGCGGACCTGCTGAGCGCGCTGGCGCAGCGATCCGGCCGGTCGTTCGCCGACGCGCTCGCTTCGGGAAGCGCGCAACCCGCGCGTGTGGCCGAGATCGGCGACGCCCTCGCGGCCCAACTGTCCGATGTGCTCGCCAGTCGCCGCGAGCTGGCCGATCGGCGCGCCCGGTTGTCGGCCGAATTGGAGGCGGTGGACCGCGAAGTCACGGCGCGGCAGGCGGCCCAGACACCCGACCGCACCGAGGTGGTGATCGAGCTCGAACCCGCCGAGAACGCCGGTACCGCCGAGATCGAGCTGGAACTGTCCTATGTAGTCACCAACGCGCGCTGGGAGTCGGGCTACGACATCCGGCTCGACGAGGACCGGGTGCGGCTCACCTGGTACGGCCTGGTCACCCAGCACACCGGCGAGGACTGGCCCGAATGCGAACTGACCTTGTCGACCGCTCGGCCGGCGGCCACCGTGCACGTGCCTGAGCCGGAGCCCTGGTACCTCGATCGCGCCAAGCCCACGGCGTTGCTCAGGGGTGGCGCCGCGGCGGGCGGGCACGGCGGTGGCTACGGCGCTTCGGCGCCCGAGATGGCGATGCCGGCAGCCGCGCCGATGGCGAACGTGACGGCGCAGGTCGAGCAAGGCGCGGCAGCGGCGTCGTACCGGCCCACCCGGCCGGTCGCGGTGCCGTCGGACGGTGGCGCGCACCGCACCACGATCACCACGCTGGGTCTCGACGCGGAGCTGAGCTACGTGACCGCGCCGGTGCTCGCCGAGGAGGCGTACCTGCGCGCGACGGTCACCAACGGCGGGGAGCACACGCTGCGCCCGGGGAAGGCGTCCGTATTCCACGACAACGAGTTCGTCGGCACCACACGGCTGGACAACTGGGCACCGGGCGAGGAGGTTGAACTCGCGCTTGGGGTGGACGACAGGCTGCGAGTGAAGCGTGAACTGCGGCGGCGCAGTGCGACGAAGACCGCGCTGACCGGCACGCGACGGCGTGAGCTCGAGTACCGGATCACGGTGACCAACCACGGGCCTCGCGTCGCGCCGATCACCGTGCTGGACCAGGCACCGGTCTCGCGGGACGAGGCGATCGTGGTGCGCGAGGTCCGCACCTCGCCCGATCCCGAAGAGCTGAGTTCGCTCGGCGAGGTCACCTGGCGGTTCGAACTGGCGCCGGGTGCCTCGGCCGAGGCCAGCCTGTCGTTCCGTGTGGACGTGCCGAAGGGGGTGGAGCTGCACGGCTGGCGCGAGTAGACGCGACGGATGAGCGGTCCCAACGGACAGGCAACCGACAGCAATTGGTAACCGCAGGAAAACACTCGATCGGGTTATATCGGAGGTATGCGCTCCCGATCAGTGGTGTTCGGCCTGGTCGCCACCCTCGCGGTGACGGCCGGACTGGGCGCGCTGGCGGTGGCCACAGGGCCTGATTCCGCGTCGAAGCACGAGGTGACGATCGCGCTGCCGTCGTCGGCGCAGCTGCCGGACACCTTGGTTTCGCCGTCCTCCCCCGCGCCGGAGCCGGAGGTGCCGCTCACCGAGGAAATGCGGGCCGAGCTGGCGTCGGCGGTGGTGGCGGCCGTGGAGTCGGCCGCGCCGGGGACCGATCTCGGGCTCGCGGTCTACGACCGGGTGACCCGTTCGGCGGTGGCCACCGAGAACGCCGACGCGCAGTTCTACTCGGCTTCGGTGGTCAAGTTGCTGATCGCGATCGACCTCCTGCACGACGCGGGCTGGGCGGCGGATGACCGCGCGAAGGAGAACCTGTCGCAGCTGCTCGGCGCGAGCAACGACGGTGTGGCCGACGCGCTGTGGGCGGCTGGCGGCCGTCGCGACATCGTGCGGGACACCAGCGCGTTGATCGGGCTGGTGAACACCGCTCCCCCGACCGTCTCGGACGAATGGGAGATGACGCGGCTCAGCGCGCAGGACGTGATCGCCACCTACGAGTACATCCACCACCAGATCCCGGCTTCCGCTCGGGACGTGCTGCTGGCCGCGCTCACCGGGCCGGACGACCGCGCGGCCGACGGGTTCGACCAGTTCTTCGGCATCCCGGCGGCGCTGCCCGAGACGACCTGGGGCGTCAAACAGGGCTGGATGCGGGCGGCGGGGCACGTCGTGCTGCACACCACGGGCGTGGTCGGTGAGCGCTACTCGGTCGCGTTGCTGTCCCACCAGCCGTCGCGGCTGAGCTACGAGACGGCGTCGCAGGCGATCACCGCGGGCATCGCCGCGCTGGCGCCGGTGCTGTCGGGCGCCGAGAAGGGGTAAGTAAGCTCGCTCTCCGTGGTCACGCCAGAGCCGCCCAAGATCCAGCGCCGGGTGATTTCGGCCGCCGACATCGCGCTGAAGACGAAGAACCAGGTGGTACCGCTCGAGGTGCTCAACGCGCTCGGCTGGCTGCCGTCGGCGCGGGTCGACGAGTGGCGCCGGGGGCAGACCGCGCATCTCGGCGACAGCCTGGCCGTCGACGCGGCCAAGGTCCGGACCGCGCTGGACTACCTGAGCGAGTGGGCGGCCGGGCGCGGGCTGCGCGCCACCGAGGCGAGCTACCTCGCCGCCACGCGCGATCGCCGTCCGCTGCGGTTCACCGCCGACGGCGACGAAACGCTCGAACGGCTCTTCCACACGCACTGGGTCTCGGCGGATCTGTCGGAAAAGCGGCTGGAACGGTTGCGGGAACGGCAAAGCAAGGCACCCGACCTCGTGGTCGTGCGCGCGGCGAAGTCGTGGGTGTGCGGTGGCTGCGGACTTCGCGGTGACGTGGCGGAGCTTGTGTTCGAAGAGGACCAGACGACGCTTTGCCTGGCCTGCGCCGACTTCGACCATCTGCGCTTCCTGGCGTCGGGGAACGCGGCGCTCTCGCGGCGGGCGAAGACGGAAAGCAAGCTGTCCGCGGTGGTGGTCGAGTTCAACCGGCGGCGGAAGCGATACCAGCGCGTGGGCACGCTCGTCGAGGAGGACGCGCTGGAACGGGCCGAGCAGCGGTGCCTCGACGATGAGGACGTTCGCGCCCGACGTCGTGAGCGAGACGCCGAGCGCCGGGTGAGCGCCGACGCGGATTTCCAGGCGGAACTGGCCGCGGCCATCCTGCGCTCGTTCCCCGGCTGCCCGGAGGAACGCGCGCGGACGATCGCCGAACACGCGGGCGTGCGGGGCAGCGGCCGGGTGGGACGGTCCGCCGCGGGGCGGGCACTGGACGAGGACGCCGTGCGCGCCGCGGTGATCGCCTCGATCCGCCACCTCGACACCGACTACGACGACCTGCTCATGGCAGGCGTCCCCCGAGCCGAAGCCCGCGAACGCATCCGGTCCACGATCGACCGCGTAGTGGCCCGCTGGGGCGGCTGACCAACCCGACGTTCGCCGGCCGACCGGCGACTGGTCGACCGGCGACTGGTCGACTTCGCCGCTATGGTTGCCCGGTTCGGCGGCATGGCCGACCGACTCCGCAGGCGAAGCTATCCGCTCGTTGCCTCGGCGGCTCGCTGGCCGATCGGCTCTGTGGGCGTGGCTGGTCGGTTCGGTGGGGTGGTGGGCGTCGAAGTGGGCGCTGGCCTTGGGGTTGGCGGACCCCAGGTCAGAGTGGGGTGAGGGCCGCGAGGCTGCGGGGAGGGGCCTCAGCCTTGGGCGATGTAGGCCTGTAGCTGATCGTGGCGTTCTTCTAGTTCGTTGAGCCTGGTTTTCACCACGTCGCCGATGCTGACGATGCCGGCCAGCCTGCCGTTCACCACGACGGGAACGTGCCGGATGCGGCGCTCGGTCATCACGGCGCTCAGGTGGTCCACCGAGTCTTCCGGGGTGCAAGTTGCCACCAGGGTGGTCATGATCTCCGACACCGGCCTGGCCAACAGCTCCGGCCCGCGGTCGTGCAGGCGGCGCACCACGTCCCGTTCGGACACGATGCCGACCACCTTCTCCTCCTCGCCCAGCACCACCATCGCCCCGACGTTGTGCTCGGCCAGACCGGCCAGCAGGTCGGTCACGCTGGACTCCGGCGCCACCGTGGCCACCAGGCTTCCCTTGCTCCGCAACACGTCGGCGATCCGCATGAAGGCTCCTCCCGCTGGTGACCCGGCTCACACACCAGGTTAGGGCCAGCGGGCCGGGTACGAAAGTCGCGAACCGGACACCACCGGGTCAGCCGAGCAACGAACGCAGTGCGGTGATCACCTCCTCCGGTCGTTCCTCGGGCAGGAAATGCCCGCAGGGCAACGCTTTTGTGGTCAGCGTTGGTGCCCACGACTGCCAGATGGCAGCCGGGTCGAACGGCAGGGGCGCCTCGCCCGGGTCCTGCCACATCGCCAGTACCGGCATGGACAACCGCCGACCGTGTGCTTTGTCCTCCTTGTCGTGTTCCAGGTCGAAGAACACCCCGGCGCGGTAGTCCTGGCAAATCGCGTGGATCACCGAGGGTTCCTTGAGCGCCTGGAGGTACTCCGAACGGATGGCCTCGGGCAGCGCACCGGGCACTTTGGTCCAGGTGTCCAGGAAGTGCCCGAAGAAGGCCGCCGGATCGGCGGCGATCATCCGCTCCGGCAACGGTTCCGGATGCGCCAGGAAGTACAGGTGGAAGGCGAACACCCCGCCCGCACCGGCCAGCGCGCCGAAGATGTCCACCGCGGGCAGCACGTCGAGCACGGCCGTGTGCGTCACCCGGTCAGCGTGGTCGAGCGCCAGCCGGAACGCGACCAGCCCGCCGCGGTCGTGCCCGGCCACGGCGAAGCGCTGGTGGCCCAGCGTGGTCATCAACTCGGCGAACGTGGTGGCCATCGCCCGTTTCGAGTAGTGCTCGACGCCCGCGGTCGATGGGCCGCTGTCGCTGAAGGGTGGGCTTGGCGGGTCGCTGTCGTGGGCCGCGTTTGGGGGGCCGCTGTCGCCGTAGCCGGGGAGGTCGGGGCAGATGACGGTGTGGGACTCGGCTAGGGCGGGGGCGACTGAGCGCCAGGTGAGGTGGGTCTGCGGGAAGCCGTGCAGGAGCAGGAGGGGTGGGCCTTTGCCGCCGGTGGCGAAGTGCAGGTCGGTGCCGTTGACGGTGAGGCGGCGGGTGGTGAAGCCGGGGATGCGCGTGGTCATGTGACGAAGGTGGCACGTGGGTACGACAGTTTTGCGCCAGAACCGGCGCAGGGCGCGAGCGCGGCGGTTGGCGCGGGCGAGCGGCGGCGGGGTTGGAGCGAAAGCGAGTCAGCGCGAGAACGAGAACGAGGGCGAGGGCGAGGGCGAGGGCGAGGGCGAGGGCGAGGGCGAGGGCCAGTGTGAGAGCGGGCGGCGCGAGAGGGAGAGCAGGCGGTGGCACGAGAGGCGGGCGGAGCAAAAGCGAGAGCGGGCGGGGCGGGGCGGGGCGGGGCGGGGCGGGGCGGGGCGGAGATCAGCGTAGGGCGTCTCGTAGGCGTTCTAGGCCTGTTTCGATTTTGCCGAAGGGGATCCCGCCGTAGCCGAAGACCAGGCCTGGCCGGCGGCCCGGCAGGATCGCGTACTCGTCCAGGGTGTTGACCAGCACGCCCGCCCGTAGCGCGCGGCGTGCCACCGCGGCGGTCGGCCGCGTGCTGTACGCGCTCACGTGCAACCCCGCCGCTGCGGGGATGGGGGTTAGCAGCCGGCCGAAATCTCGCGCCAGCAAGGAAACCACCAGATCGTGCCGCCGGCGGTATTCGCGGCGCATGCGCCGGATGTGGGTGGCCAGCCCTCCGTCGTCGATGAAGCGGGCCAGGGCTGCTTGCACCGGCCCGGTGGAGTGCCAGTCGGTGACGAAGCGGGCTTTGGCGACCACACGACACAACGACGCCGGCGCGACCAGGAAACCCAGCCGCAGCCCCGGCGACAACACCTTGGAGAACGAACCGACGTAGACCACGCGCCCGGTGGAATCGAGGCTGTGCAACGGTTCCAGCGGCCTACCCCGATATCGGAACTCCGTGTCGTAATCGTCCTCCACCAGCACCGCGCCGGTTTTTCCGGCCCACGCCACCAGATCCAGCCGCCGGTCCAGCGACATCGGCAGCCCGAGCGGGAACTGGTGCGACGGCGTGACGTAGACCAGCTTGGTGCCACGCGGGATGTCCGCCACCCGGATGCCTTCCGCGTCCACCCCGATCGGGACCACCTCGGCGCCGAGCGCTTCGAACAGGAACCGCGCCGGCGGGTACCCCGGATCCTCGACGGCCACCCGGTCACCGGGGCGCAGCACCACCCGCCCGATCAGGTCGAGCGCCTGCTGCGCACCACTGGTCACCACCACTTCGTCGACCGACGCCCGGACGTCCCGCGAAACCGCGATGTGCCGGGCGATCGCCTCGCGCAACCCGGTGTGCCCGGCCGGATCGCCGTACCCCAGCGAAGCCGACGCCGAAGCGCGCACCTCGCCGCCGAGCAACCGCCGCCAGGTGTCGAACGGGAAGCGGCCGACATCAGGGATCCCCGCCTGGAAGTCGAACTCGGCGTGGGCACCGGACGGCATGCGCACGCGCTCCCACACCGCGACCGTCTCGATCGGGAACTCGGCGGCGGACCGGCGAGCCGCGCTCCCCCGCACGCGGTCCGTGCGGACGAACGTGCCCGCGCCGACCCTTCCTTCCAGAAAGCCCTCTCCGGTCAGCCGGTCGTACGCGGCGCTGACCGTGTTGCGCGAGACCGCGAGCCGTTCGGCCAGTTCGCGAGTGGGCGGCAGCGCCTCGCCCGCGCGGAGCCTGCCGTCGAGGATGGCCTCGCGGATCTGCCGGTAGATCTCCTCTCGACGACCGCGCCCGGCCTCGGTGTCGATGTGGATCTCCATACCGGCGGCCTAGCGGACCTCGCCCTCGGCGGCGGTGAACGTGTTGCACGCCGAGGTCGCCTTCTGGAAACCGGCTTTGGCCCACTTGACCTGGTTCGGCACGGTGCCGTGGCTCTCGCTGCCGATCGAGTTCTCGAACTCCTTGACCCCCTGCTGGGCCAGCGCCTTGCTGACCGAACCGCGCCCGCTCGCGCTGGCCAGGAACAGCCCGGCGAAGCAGTTCGCCTGCAACTCCATCCGCCGCGTGACCTGCTGCTCGCCCGGGGTGTCGTCGCCGTGCGCGGTCATCTCCTCGAACGCGGCTTCCATGATGCCGCTGAGCGCCTGCACGTGGTGGCCGTACTCGTGCGCGAGCACCGCCAGGTGCGCCGCCTGCACCGTGCCCACCGTCTCCAGCAAGCGCTTGCGCGGCATGTGGATGGCGTTGTCGGCCGGGCAGTAGAACGCGGTGGCCTCCTCCTTGGGCGGCAGGCCACCGCACGAGCTCTCGGTCTCGTCCTTGATCTGCAGCACCGGCGTGGCGAAGGCCATGCCCGCCCGCTCCAGGGTCGGCTGCCACGCCGAGTCGAGGCAGCGCATCGCCGCCTCGTAGTAGGCCTGGAGCTGCTCCTCCGACCGTCGCAGCGAGGGCAGCTGGCAGTTGATCTGCGGCAGCTCGACACCCTCGGCGAGCAGCGGGTTCCCCGCGGTCGAGTACACCGGCTTGCCCGGCGCGTTGACCCCGGACCCGGCGGGCCGCGCCTGCCCGGTGACCACCGTCTCGCCGAAGCTGACCACCCCGAGCCCGGGGAGCGCGACCGCGGCGACGATCGCCACCACCAGCACGAGCACGCCCAGCACCCGGACGGGTGAGTTCCGTGGTGGCGGCGGCCAGGCGGTCGTCGGCTCGATGTTCATTTCCCCCACCCTCGGCAGCTGTGACGAGGATACCGGTAGGCGAGACTGGAGGGCATGACCGAGATCGACGACGACCCGTACCTCTGGCTGGAGGACGTCACCGGCGAGCAGGCGCTCGACTGGGTCCGTGCCCGCAACGCCGAAACGGTGGCCGAACTGACCGGCGGCGAACGGTTCGGCGAGCTGCGCGACCGCATCCGCGAGGTGCTCGACGCCGATGACCGGATCCCGTACACGCGGCGGCGCGGCGAGTTCCTCTACAACTTCTGGCGTGACGGCGAACACCCCCGCGGCCTCTGGCGGCGCACCACGCTGGAGCAGTACCGCACCCCGCAGCCCGAGTGGGAGCTGCTGCTCGACGTCGACGCGCTCGCCGAAGCCGAAGGCGAGAACTGGGTCTGGCACGGCGCGAACGTGCTGCGCCCCGAGTACCGCCGCTGCCTGATCTCCCTCTCGCGCGGCGGGGCCGACGCCACCGTCGTGCGCG harbors:
- a CDS encoding DUF2293 domain-containing protein, which gives rise to MVTPEPPKIQRRVISAADIALKTKNQVVPLEVLNALGWLPSARVDEWRRGQTAHLGDSLAVDAAKVRTALDYLSEWAAGRGLRATEASYLAATRDRRPLRFTADGDETLERLFHTHWVSADLSEKRLERLRERQSKAPDLVVVRAAKSWVCGGCGLRGDVAELVFEEDQTTLCLACADFDHLRFLASGNAALSRRAKTESKLSAVVVEFNRRRKRYQRVGTLVEEDALERAEQRCLDDEDVRARRRERDAERRVSADADFQAELAAAILRSFPGCPEERARTIAEHAGVRGSGRVGRSAAGRALDEDAVRAAVIASIRHLDTDYDDLLMAGVPRAEARERIRSTIDRVVARWGG
- a CDS encoding alpha/beta fold hydrolase, with the protein product MTTRIPGFTTRRLTVNGTDLHFATGGKGPPLLLLHGFPQTHLTWRSVAPALAESHTVICPDLPGYGDSGPPNAAHDSDPPSPPFSDSGPSTAGVEHYSKRAMATTFAELMTTLGHQRFAVAGHDRGGLVAFRLALDHADRVTHTAVLDVLPAVDIFGALAGAGGVFAFHLYFLAHPEPLPERMIAADPAAFFGHFLDTWTKVPGALPEAIRSEYLQALKEPSVIHAICQDYRAGVFFDLEHDKEDKAHGRRLSMPVLAMWQDPGEAPLPFDPAAIWQSWAPTLTTKALPCGHFLPEERPEEVITALRSLLG
- a CDS encoding neutral zinc metallopeptidase, translating into MNIEPTTAWPPPPRNSPVRVLGVLVLVVAIVAAVALPGLGVVSFGETVVTGQARPAGSGVNAPGKPVYSTAGNPLLAEGVELPQINCQLPSLRRSEEQLQAYYEAAMRCLDSAWQPTLERAGMAFATPVLQIKDETESSCGGLPPKEEATAFYCPADNAIHMPRKRLLETVGTVQAAHLAVLAHEYGHHVQALSGIMEAAFEEMTAHGDDTPGEQQVTRRMELQANCFAGLFLASASGRGSVSKALAQQGVKEFENSIGSESHGTVPNQVKWAKAGFQKATSACNTFTAAEGEVR
- a CDS encoding CBS domain-containing protein yields the protein MRIADVLRSKGSLVATVAPESSVTDLLAGLAEHNVGAMVVLGEEEKVVGIVSERDVVRRLHDRGPELLARPVSEIMTTLVATCTPEDSVDHLSAVMTERRIRHVPVVVNGRLAGIVSIGDVVKTRLNELEERHDQLQAYIAQG
- a CDS encoding PLP-dependent aminotransferase family protein encodes the protein MEIHIDTEAGRGRREEIYRQIREAILDGRLRAGEALPPTRELAERLAVSRNTVSAAYDRLTGEGFLEGRVGAGTFVRTDRVRGSAARRSAAEFPIETVAVWERVRMPSGAHAEFDFQAGIPDVGRFPFDTWRRLLGGEVRASASASLGYGDPAGHTGLREAIARHIAVSRDVRASVDEVVVTSGAQQALDLIGRVVLRPGDRVAVEDPGYPPARFLFEALGAEVVPIGVDAEGIRVADIPRGTKLVYVTPSHQFPLGLPMSLDRRLDLVAWAGKTGAVLVEDDYDTEFRYRGRPLEPLHSLDSTGRVVYVGSFSKVLSPGLRLGFLVAPASLCRVVAKARFVTDWHSTGPVQAALARFIDDGGLATHIRRMRREYRRRHDLVVSLLARDFGRLLTPIPAAAGLHVSAYSTRPTAAVARRALRAGVLVNTLDEYAILPGRRPGLVFGYGGIPFGKIETGLERLRDALR
- a CDS encoding DUF4139 domain-containing protein, translating into MPTSVRAPIVAVTVYPQHARIVRRARTELGGDGRFTVGGLPRGLLPDSVRASGIGPASIVGVDVRPQHLARPTERELDELLERQRVARRKLDEVTDAEAVETGRADLLSALAQRSGRSFADALASGSAQPARVAEIGDALAAQLSDVLASRRELADRRARLSAELEAVDREVTARQAAQTPDRTEVVIELEPAENAGTAEIELELSYVVTNARWESGYDIRLDEDRVRLTWYGLVTQHTGEDWPECELTLSTARPAATVHVPEPEPWYLDRAKPTALLRGGAAAGGHGGGYGASAPEMAMPAAAPMANVTAQVEQGAAAASYRPTRPVAVPSDGGAHRTTITTLGLDAELSYVTAPVLAEEAYLRATVTNGGEHTLRPGKASVFHDNEFVGTTRLDNWAPGEEVELALGVDDRLRVKRELRRRSATKTALTGTRRRELEYRITVTNHGPRVAPITVLDQAPVSRDEAIVVREVRTSPDPEELSSLGEVTWRFELAPGASAEASLSFRVDVPKGVELHGWRE
- a CDS encoding Xaa-Pro dipeptidyl-peptidase, translating into MRSARLAAVLVGLLPMALVQPVSAQAAPPTGPVFENGQAQPVFDPADIVRDNVWVTAPVDSDRDGKNDEVHVEVVRPKATQNGLKVPVIYQASPYYAGGNDVANHNVDVELYVPGQPAPAAGPRGRTAEVGPYAAPITWRYESYFTSRGFAVVYGESLGSGQSTGCPTTGGENETIGARSVVDWLNNRTSARDSAGTAAKADWTTGKTAMMGVSYNGTLPNAVASTGVEGLETIIPIAAISSWYDYYREDGAVVAPGGYQGEDADVLAEYVHTRADRAVCRPVLDELAAEQDRITGDYSPFWDERNYLNDVDQVRASVLAVHGLNDWNVTTSQVTKWYEALKAHGVEHKIWWHQSGHADPYSLRKEEWLATLNKWVSHYLYDLDNGIEKEPKSTVQRENGSWSDEAEWPVPGTTDAKIYPWPGGSARGKLDPRNKLPGRAQVERLADDATKTVEQLTDLPSSGNRLAYSTTEARQPVRLSGTAKVDLSVSFDRPAANVTGVLVDRAPNGKSTVITRGWTDPQNRTDPARTQPIEPGKSYNVSYELQPDDYLLAAGHKLEFVLLSSDHDFTLRPKPGAGVAIDLTKTSVTLPVLGGKEALRAAF